The Clostridioides difficile genome has a segment encoding these proteins:
- a CDS encoding diguanylate cyclase, with the protein MLTYLSNSVVGLITSSIIIFIYTSYILYNNITHNIEVEFISYIWIIAIPISSIIMGNINKNINKLQLTNIKLTEQCKELVTIDSETGLRNLKIFYNDVNMEISKSVRHTTTFSLMIVKLPYYGNLQTIFGESKTNEIVKYISSNIVECTRNEDIIYSLQKDMIGILMPNTALEGSKVVRDRIKKRIKELNLDLNNKGKYVNIDVKIAILEYRETFGDSINFKNMVEEELQYDV; encoded by the coding sequence ATGTTAACTTATTTATCAAACTCAGTAGTTGGGTTAATAACAAGTTCAATAATTATATTTATATATACTTCCTATATTTTATATAACAATATTACTCACAATATAGAAGTAGAGTTTATATCGTATATATGGATAATAGCAATACCAATATCTTCAATTATAATGGGAAACATAAATAAAAATATAAATAAATTACAACTTACAAATATAAAATTAACTGAACAATGTAAGGAACTAGTAACTATAGATAGTGAAACTGGGCTTAGAAACTTAAAGATTTTTTATAATGATGTAAATATGGAAATAAGTAAGTCGGTTAGACATACTACTACTTTTTCTCTTATGATAGTAAAACTTCCCTATTACGGAAATTTACAGACTATATTTGGTGAAAGTAAAACCAACGAAATAGTAAAATACATTAGTTCAAATATTGTAGAATGCACAAGAAATGAAGATATAATATACAGTTTGCAAAAAGATATGATAGGGATACTGATGCCAAATACAGCATTAGAAGGTTCAAAGGTTGTTAGAGATAGGATAAAGAAAAGGATAAAAGAGTTAAACCTAGATTTAAATAATAAAGGAAAATATGTAAATATAGATGTGAAAATTGCAATTTTAGAGTATAGAGAGACTTTTGGAGATAGTATAAATTTTAAGAATATGGTAGAAGAGGAATTGCAGTATGATGTTTAA
- a CDS encoding ABC transporter permease, with amino-acid sequence MARWNGFTWKWYGQLLQNESIMSALYYTVVIAILASVISTIVGTISAIGIHKMRGKSKKLILNVNYLPILNTEIVTAVALMSLFVFVKMEFGFTTMLLAHIMFCLPYVILSVLPKMKQLPDNIEDAAMDLGATPMYALRKVILPQIKPGIVSGFLIAFTMSIDDFIISFFNAGNGVSNLSIEIYGMARRGIKPEINALSTIMFAVVLGLLLLANKKESIVRGTK; translated from the coding sequence ATGGCAAGATGGAATGGGTTTACATGGAAGTGGTATGGTCAATTACTTCAAAATGAAAGTATAATGAGTGCTTTATATTACACTGTTGTAATAGCTATATTAGCTTCTGTAATATCGACAATAGTAGGAACTATAAGTGCTATAGGAATACATAAGATGAGAGGGAAGAGTAAAAAATTAATACTAAATGTAAACTACCTTCCTATTTTAAATACAGAGATAGTTACAGCAGTAGCCCTTATGAGTCTGTTTGTATTTGTAAAAATGGAATTTGGTTTTACAACAATGTTATTAGCACATATAATGTTTTGTTTGCCATATGTTATACTTTCAGTTTTGCCAAAAATGAAGCAATTACCTGATAATATAGAAGATGCAGCCATGGACTTAGGAGCAACACCTATGTATGCTCTTAGAAAAGTAATTTTACCACAAATAAAACCAGGTATAGTTTCTGGATTTTTAATTGCATTTACTATGTCAATAGATGACTTTATAATAAGTTTCTTTAATGCTGGAAATGGTGTAAGTAATCTTTCTATAGAAATCTATGGAATGGCTAGAAGAGGTATAAAACCTGAAATAAATGCATTATCAACGATAATGTTTGCAGTGGTTTTAGGATTACTTCTATTGGCTAATAAAAAGGAATCTATAGTAAGGGGGACTAAATAA
- a CDS encoding ABC transporter permease, which yields MKKKSFLAYPYVVWSAIFVIIPLILVVFFSFTKDSSTGYVFTLENYKEVIDPIYIKVFARSILLAGVATLICLIVGYPVAYIISKAHVSKRGSLILLFILPMWMNFLLRTYAWVAILGKNGLLNTFLGWFGIEPLAILYTNVAILLGMVYNFLPFMVLPIYTALSKMDNDLINAAHDLGANNMTVFRKIIFPLSLPGVMSGITMVFMPAVTTFAISRLLGGGKIMLVGDLIEQQFTVVGDWNFGSAISIFMMIVILISMSIMSKFGDESDKEGGGLLF from the coding sequence ATGAAGAAGAAATCTTTTTTAGCATATCCATATGTAGTTTGGAGTGCGATATTTGTAATAATTCCTTTAATACTAGTAGTATTTTTCAGTTTTACAAAAGACTCAAGTACAGGTTATGTGTTTACGCTTGAGAATTATAAAGAAGTAATAGACCCTATATATATTAAAGTATTTGCTCGCTCTATTCTTTTAGCAGGAGTAGCTACATTGATATGTCTTATAGTTGGTTATCCAGTGGCATATATAATTTCAAAAGCTCATGTAAGTAAAAGAGGTTCATTAATACTGTTGTTTATTCTTCCTATGTGGATGAATTTTCTTTTAAGAACATATGCATGGGTGGCCATATTAGGAAAAAATGGACTTTTAAATACGTTTTTAGGATGGTTTGGAATAGAGCCATTAGCAATTTTGTATACAAATGTTGCTATACTTTTAGGTATGGTATATAACTTTTTACCATTTATGGTTCTTCCAATATATACAGCACTTTCAAAGATGGATAATGATTTAATAAATGCTGCTCATGACTTAGGCGCAAATAACATGACAGTATTTAGAAAAATTATATTTCCTTTGAGTTTGCCTGGAGTAATGTCTGGAATAACTATGGTATTTATGCCAGCAGTTACTACTTTTGCAATATCAAGACTGCTAGGTGGAGGTAAAATAATGCTAGTTGGAGATTTGATTGAACAACAATTCACCGTTGTTGGAGATTGGAACTTTGGCTCAGCCATATCAATATTTATGATGATAGTGATATTAATATCCATGTCTATAATGTCAAAATTTGGAGATGAATCTGATAAAGAAGGTGGTGGGTTACTATTTTAA
- a CDS encoding spermidine/putrescine ABC transporter substrate-binding protein, translated as MIKFKKIISLVTVGMITATLFTGCNKSTDSTKVLNVYNVGDYIDESLIDKFEKETGIEVQYSTYDTNEMMYQKVKSGSTHYDLVFPSDYMVEKMKNEGLLEKIDFKNIPNMEYLDKSFLNPVYDETNEYSVAYMWGTLGILYNKKEVKEPIDSWDILWNPKYKGNMMMFDSVRDTIGITLKKLGYSMNSVNPKEINEAKNLLIKQKDLVLAYVNDEGKDRLLGGEVAMGMLYSGDAVTLMDQNPDLDYAIPKEGTNKWVDAMCVPTTAQNKKEAELFINFLLDPENAKVNAEYIGYSTPNTGALKLLDPEITSNPVAYPSKDVLAKCETFEDIGENIKLYDKAWIELKSK; from the coding sequence ATGATTAAGTTTAAGAAAATAATATCCCTTGTAACTGTAGGTATGATTACAGCTACTTTATTTACAGGATGCAATAAATCAACAGATTCCACAAAGGTTCTAAATGTATACAATGTTGGTGATTATATAGATGAATCTCTTATAGATAAGTTTGAAAAAGAAACAGGAATAGAAGTTCAATATTCAACTTATGACACTAATGAAATGATGTATCAAAAGGTTAAGAGTGGTAGTACTCATTATGATTTAGTTTTCCCATCAGATTATATGGTGGAAAAAATGAAAAATGAAGGTCTTTTGGAAAAAATAGATTTTAAAAACATACCTAATATGGAGTATTTAGATAAGAGTTTTTTAAATCCTGTATATGATGAAACTAACGAATATAGTGTCGCATATATGTGGGGTACTCTTGGAATATTATATAATAAAAAAGAAGTTAAAGAGCCTATAGATAGTTGGGATATACTTTGGAATCCAAAATACAAGGGTAACATGATGATGTTTGACTCTGTTAGAGATACTATAGGAATAACTCTTAAAAAATTAGGATACAGTATGAATAGTGTAAATCCAAAAGAGATAAATGAAGCAAAAAATCTTTTAATAAAGCAAAAAGATTTAGTCCTAGCATATGTAAACGATGAAGGAAAAGATAGATTATTAGGTGGAGAAGTTGCAATGGGGATGTTGTATTCTGGAGATGCAGTTACATTGATGGATCAAAATCCTGACCTTGACTATGCTATACCTAAAGAAGGTACGAACAAGTGGGTGGATGCTATGTGTGTACCTACAACAGCACAAAATAAAAAAGAAGCTGAGCTATTTATAAACTTCTTGTTAGACCCAGAAAATGCGAAAGTAAATGCTGAGTACATTGGATATTCAACACCTAATACAGGAGCACTAAAGTTATTGGACCCAGAAATAACTAGCAATCCTGTTGCATATCCATCTAAAGATGTACTTGCTAAATGTGAAACTTTTGAAGATATTGGTGAAAATATCAAGTTATATGATAAGGCTTGGATAGAGTTAAAATCAAAATAG